One segment of Erigeron canadensis isolate Cc75 chromosome 2, C_canadensis_v1, whole genome shotgun sequence DNA contains the following:
- the LOC122589558 gene encoding transcription factor bHLH68-like isoform X2, which translates to MMGENPNYWWSLNGKLMQPPPPSHHPTNFLSTTPMPVPMPVVPPSSSSILINPHPYLFGSSLLVPSTTNSNNPLSDHHQQENLDFPVSSWSQLLMSGLTTNDQVEQENLGGGGHVGEVKHRYLDNIHQQSRQQQQLYYDHHGTNNKTDNNNDEDIQAAACSSSWSSHHQLNNPVPSVGSSSNTMSLSTTTMFDFSSKINSQQQSHQYSSQYDDTSTSGASKKPRFQSSSSTQQPSPMSCNDTFTSGTSSKRSRAQQSATQTPLKVRKEKLGDRISALHQLVSPFGKTDTASVLLEATAQIRFLESQIEALTSPYMNLANNNNVSGGTRHQHSADEKRDLASRGLCLVPVTCMDHIDTTNMTTNGAEFWTPALGGGL; encoded by the exons ATGATGGGAGAAAACCCTAATTACTGGTGGAGTTTGAATGGGAAGTTGATGCAGCCACCACCACCTTCTCATCACCCTACTAATTTCTTATCAACAACACCTATGCCGGTGCCGATGCCGGTGGTGCCTCCTTCTTCCTCTTCCATCTTGATAAATCCTCATCCATATCTCTTTGGATCTTCTTTGCTAGTGCCTAGCACCACAAACTCTAACAATCCTTTGAGTGACCATCATCAACAAGAAAACTTAGACTTCCCAGTCTCATCATGGAGCCAATTGCTCAT GAGTGGATTAACTACTAATGATCAAGTAGAACAAGAAAACTTGGGAGGAGGTGGACATGTTGGTGAAGTAAAGCATCGATATTTGGAtaatattcatcaacaaagtagacaacaacaacaactataTTATGATCATCATGGTACTAATAATAAAACTGATAATAATAACGACGAAGATATACAAGCTGCTGCTTGTAGTTCTTCATGGTCGTCTCATCATCAACTCAATAATCCGGTGCCATCCGTCGGTTCATCTTCTAATACCATGAGTTTAAGCACCACTACTATGTTCGATTTCTCAAGTAAGATCAACAGCCAACAGCAAAGCCATCAATATTCATCTCAG TATGATGATACATCTACAAGTGGAGCATCTAAAAAGCCGAGGTTTCAATCTTCTTCTTCGACCCAGCAACCTTCTCCCATG TCATGTAACGACACATTCACAAGTGGAACTTCTTCTAAAAGGTCTAGGGCTCAACAATCCGCAACCCAAACCCCTCTAAAG GTGAGGAAGGAAAAATTGGGAGATAGGATATCAGCTTTGCACCAGCTTGTTTCGCCTTTCGGAAAG ACTGACACAGCTTCTGTGTTGTTAGAGGCCACAGCTCAGATCAGATTCCTTGAGAGTCAAATTGAG GCACTTACCTCACCGTACATGAATTTggccaataataataatgtttcaGGAGGCACCAGACACCAACATTCTGCT GATGAGAAAAGGGATCTTGCAAGTAGAGGATTATGCTTGGTTCCGGTTACTTGTATGGATCATATCGACACCACGAATATGACCACCAATGGCGCCGAATTCTGGACTCCTGCACTTGGTGGTGGATTGTAA
- the LOC122589558 gene encoding transcription factor bHLH68-like isoform X1 codes for MMGENPNYWWSLNGKLMQPPPPSHHPTNFLSTTPMPVPMPVVPPSSSSILINPHPYLFGSSLLVPSTTNSNNPLSDHHQQENLDFPVSSWSQLLMSGLTTNDQVEQENLGGGGHVGEVKHRYLDNIHQQSRQQQQLYYDHHGTNNKTDNNNDEDIQAAACSSSWSSHHQLNNPVPSVGSSSNTMSLSTTTMFDFSSKINSQQQSHQYSSQYDDTSTSGASKKPRFQSSSSTQQPSPMQSCNDTFTSGTSSKRSRAQQSATQTPLKVRKEKLGDRISALHQLVSPFGKTDTASVLLEATAQIRFLESQIEALTSPYMNLANNNNVSGGTRHQHSADEKRDLASRGLCLVPVTCMDHIDTTNMTTNGAEFWTPALGGGL; via the exons ATGATGGGAGAAAACCCTAATTACTGGTGGAGTTTGAATGGGAAGTTGATGCAGCCACCACCACCTTCTCATCACCCTACTAATTTCTTATCAACAACACCTATGCCGGTGCCGATGCCGGTGGTGCCTCCTTCTTCCTCTTCCATCTTGATAAATCCTCATCCATATCTCTTTGGATCTTCTTTGCTAGTGCCTAGCACCACAAACTCTAACAATCCTTTGAGTGACCATCATCAACAAGAAAACTTAGACTTCCCAGTCTCATCATGGAGCCAATTGCTCAT GAGTGGATTAACTACTAATGATCAAGTAGAACAAGAAAACTTGGGAGGAGGTGGACATGTTGGTGAAGTAAAGCATCGATATTTGGAtaatattcatcaacaaagtagacaacaacaacaactataTTATGATCATCATGGTACTAATAATAAAACTGATAATAATAACGACGAAGATATACAAGCTGCTGCTTGTAGTTCTTCATGGTCGTCTCATCATCAACTCAATAATCCGGTGCCATCCGTCGGTTCATCTTCTAATACCATGAGTTTAAGCACCACTACTATGTTCGATTTCTCAAGTAAGATCAACAGCCAACAGCAAAGCCATCAATATTCATCTCAG TATGATGATACATCTACAAGTGGAGCATCTAAAAAGCCGAGGTTTCAATCTTCTTCTTCGACCCAGCAACCTTCTCCCATG CAGTCATGTAACGACACATTCACAAGTGGAACTTCTTCTAAAAGGTCTAGGGCTCAACAATCCGCAACCCAAACCCCTCTAAAG GTGAGGAAGGAAAAATTGGGAGATAGGATATCAGCTTTGCACCAGCTTGTTTCGCCTTTCGGAAAG ACTGACACAGCTTCTGTGTTGTTAGAGGCCACAGCTCAGATCAGATTCCTTGAGAGTCAAATTGAG GCACTTACCTCACCGTACATGAATTTggccaataataataatgtttcaGGAGGCACCAGACACCAACATTCTGCT GATGAGAAAAGGGATCTTGCAAGTAGAGGATTATGCTTGGTTCCGGTTACTTGTATGGATCATATCGACACCACGAATATGACCACCAATGGCGCCGAATTCTGGACTCCTGCACTTGGTGGTGGATTGTAA